Proteins encoded together in one Pseudomonas sp. ADAK13 window:
- a CDS encoding DUF4381 domain-containing protein — translation MSSLDQLQPLIAPPVIGFWPPAPGWWLLLLILPLAGWGLWSLRRFLPAKRPLARAEQPLDPLRIAALAELALMPKPYDGAPAGAWLQQLNGLLKRLCRNDYPYSQSHTLNGRKWLAFLDNRCPAAGLTRWMVLVEGAYKPECKLDDKAIAGLTQAVDTWIRKHV, via the coding sequence ATGAGCAGCCTCGACCAACTGCAACCCTTGATCGCCCCGCCGGTGATCGGCTTCTGGCCGCCGGCGCCGGGCTGGTGGCTGTTGCTGCTGATCCTCCCGCTGGCAGGCTGGGGCTTGTGGTCGCTGCGGCGTTTCCTGCCGGCCAAGCGCCCGCTGGCCCGTGCCGAACAACCCCTGGACCCGTTGCGCATCGCCGCCCTCGCCGAGCTGGCCCTGATGCCCAAACCCTACGACGGCGCGCCGGCCGGTGCCTGGCTGCAACAACTCAACGGCCTGCTCAAACGCTTGTGCCGCAACGACTACCCCTACAGCCAGAGCCACACCCTCAACGGCCGTAAATGGCTGGCGTTCCTCGACAACCGCTGCCCCGCCGCCGGCCTGACCCGCTGGATGGTGCTGGTGGAAGGCGCCTACAAGCCCGAATGCAAACTCGACGACAAGGCCATCGCCGGTCTGACCCAGGCCGTCGACACCTGGATTCGCAAACATGTTTGA
- a CDS encoding AAA family ATPase — MEHREALLALRTFLSTQILGQEKLIERLLIALLADGHMLVEGAPGLAKTKAIKELAEGIEAQFHRIQFTPDLLPADITGTEIYRPETGSFVFQQGPIFHNLVLADEINRAPAKVQSALLEAMAERQVSVGRSTYELSPLFLVMATQNPIEQEGTYPLPEAQLDRFLMHVKIGFPDAAVERRILQQARGEALNGETKPERRVSQQAIFAARKEILGLYMADAVEEYLVQLVMATRTPAKFDPEMAEWIAYGASPRGSIALDRCARAHAWLAGRDFVSPEDIQAVLFDVLRHRIILSFEAEAAGIDQDRVVQRILDVVAVA; from the coding sequence ATGGAACATCGTGAAGCGCTGCTTGCGCTGCGAACCTTTCTTTCAACGCAGATTCTCGGCCAGGAAAAACTCATCGAGCGCTTGCTCATTGCCCTGCTCGCCGATGGTCATATGCTGGTTGAAGGCGCTCCCGGGCTGGCCAAGACCAAGGCCATCAAGGAGCTTGCCGAAGGGATCGAAGCACAGTTCCATCGCATCCAGTTCACCCCCGACCTGCTGCCCGCCGACATCACCGGCACCGAGATCTATCGCCCGGAAACCGGCAGCTTCGTGTTCCAGCAAGGCCCGATCTTCCACAACCTGGTGCTGGCGGACGAAATCAACCGTGCCCCGGCCAAGGTGCAGTCGGCCTTGCTTGAAGCCATGGCCGAGCGCCAGGTGAGTGTGGGGCGCAGTACCTATGAGCTGTCGCCACTGTTTCTGGTAATGGCCACGCAAAACCCGATCGAGCAGGAAGGCACCTACCCGTTGCCCGAAGCCCAGCTCGACCGCTTCCTGATGCACGTGAAAATCGGCTTCCCCGATGCCGCCGTCGAGCGCCGCATCCTGCAGCAGGCCCGTGGCGAAGCCCTCAACGGCGAAACCAAGCCCGAGCGCCGGGTCAGCCAGCAGGCGATCTTCGCCGCCCGCAAGGAAATCCTCGGCCTGTACATGGCCGACGCGGTGGAGGAATACCTGGTGCAACTGGTCATGGCCACCCGCACCCCGGCCAAGTTCGACCCGGAAATGGCCGAGTGGATTGCCTACGGCGCCAGCCCCCGTGGCTCGATTGCGCTGGACCGCTGCGCCCGGGCCCACGCCTGGCTGGCCGGTCGCGACTTCGTCAGCCCGGAAGACATCCAGGCGGTGCTGTTCGACGTGCTGCGCCACCGCATCATTCTGTCGTTCGAGGCTGAAGCAGCCGGCATCGACCAGGACCGCGTGGTGCAGCGCATTCTCGACGTCGTTGCCGTCGCTTGA
- a CDS encoding DUF58 domain-containing protein, whose translation MNAGDGTRVTLSELIEMRHRVREVQLFSTPSQRSPLIGLHHSKLRGRGVDFDQVRVYQAGDDVRTIDWRVTARTQEPHTKLFHEERERPIFIMVEQSCRLFFGSGQMFKSVLAAQAASLIGWAALGHNDRVGGLVFGDSEHYEIKPRRSKQSLLQLLNRLVRVNQSLNTERRPEADALGMALRRAREVLRPGSLVIVICDERALTEGAEQQLSLLSRHCDLLLLPVSDPLDHALPAAGLLRFAERGAQLELDTLNFDLRQAYKAQAEARSARWELLAQKLRVLLMPLSTQGEMVEQLREYLNPQRPVKKQ comes from the coding sequence ATGAACGCTGGCGATGGAACCCGTGTCACCCTGAGCGAATTGATCGAGATGCGCCATCGCGTGCGGGAAGTGCAGCTGTTTTCCACGCCAAGCCAGCGCAGCCCGCTGATCGGCCTGCACCACTCGAAACTGCGCGGGCGCGGGGTCGACTTCGACCAGGTGCGGGTTTACCAGGCCGGCGACGACGTACGCACCATCGACTGGCGCGTCACCGCACGCACCCAGGAACCCCATACCAAGCTGTTCCATGAAGAGCGCGAACGGCCGATCTTCATCATGGTGGAACAAAGCTGCCGGCTGTTTTTCGGCTCGGGCCAGATGTTCAAGTCGGTGCTGGCAGCCCAGGCGGCGAGCCTGATCGGTTGGGCAGCACTGGGTCACAACGACCGCGTCGGCGGCCTGGTGTTCGGCGACAGCGAGCACTACGAAATCAAACCCCGGCGCAGCAAACAAAGCCTGCTGCAATTGCTCAACCGTCTGGTGCGGGTCAACCAGAGCCTCAACACCGAGCGTCGCCCGGAAGCCGACGCCCTCGGCATGGCCTTGCGCCGGGCCCGGGAAGTCCTGCGCCCGGGCAGCCTGGTGATTGTGATCTGCGACGAACGCGCCCTGACCGAAGGCGCCGAGCAACAGCTGAGCCTGCTGTCGCGGCATTGCGACCTGCTGCTGTTGCCGGTCTCCGACCCGCTGGACCACGCCCTGCCCGCCGCCGGGCTGCTGCGCTTCGCCGAGCGCGGCGCACAGCTGGAACTGGACACCCTCAATTTTGACCTGCGCCAGGCCTACAAGGCCCAAGCCGAAGCCCGCAGCGCCCGTTGGGAACTGCTCGCGCAAAAGCTGCGAGTGCTGTTGATGCCCTTGAGCACCCAGGGTGAAATGGTCGAGCAACTGCGCGAATACCTGAACCCGCAACGCCCGGTTAAAAAGCAATGA